One window of the Candidatus Neomarinimicrobiota bacterium genome contains the following:
- a CDS encoding tetratricopeptide repeat protein — protein MKSKHIFILFVAFAISSCGLFKTADDLFSEAEIKRNSGEAKAALALLEKVISKYGDDEIAPEAQYLIAEIYYRDMRDFSKAIEEYSTLRKSYPEDRQVPFALFMEGFIYANMLSDFAHAESHYNEFLEMYAEHELAKSVSFELKYLGRDVKDIPELKHLTK, from the coding sequence ATGAAATCAAAACATATATTCATCTTATTTGTCGCCTTTGCCATATCTAGTTGCGGACTGTTTAAAACAGCTGATGACCTATTTTCCGAAGCTGAAATTAAACGCAATAGTGGCGAAGCCAAAGCGGCACTGGCGCTTCTGGAAAAAGTGATTTCAAAATATGGAGATGATGAGATTGCACCAGAAGCACAATATTTGATTGCTGAAATCTATTACAGGGATATGCGCGATTTTTCAAAAGCAATCGAAGAATATAGTACTCTTAGAAAATCTTATCCTGAGGACAGGCAAGTACCGTTTGCCCTTTTTATGGAGGGCTTTATTTATGCCAACATGCTGTCGGATTTTGCCCATGCTGAGTCCCACTATAACGAATTTTTAGAAATGTATGCGGAACATGAATTAGCAAAATCCGTATCATTTGAATTGAAATACCTTGGCCGAGATGTTAAGGATATCCCAGAACTCAAACACCTTACGAAGTAA
- a CDS encoding BamA/TamA family outer membrane protein, translating into MRKIILCLATAVATLPLSAQQEEIVLVNTVNFIDNNSFNQRALREQIELKPLSVLKFAQIEFDRRLLKLDAISIKNFYNSNGFLEATVKDSFSVNEDKADIYFIINEGNRYYLNSVEIIGLKTLKEKKVISLLGLKEGSPYNPVQINTNLAMAYEAFQEVGKLFAQIDIQQEIKDSVNLTIKINEGADVFIHESWVSGTELIDSSYVRREFAFKKGDLFRKSLMDKTKRTLLQAGFFSSASLITHPVISEVDSLINIEVRMKEFQNRGVQDIDFGYEDIEYVPGVNSMVGMGGSVQWSDRMIFGSKNRFDARGSVVMPTEEGFVYPRFSIDIKISNQRPFSLKLPTQVKVFYQQFKNFGDEEGPYVRRIGLQYSNIFRWNRQRSFLDVGIRLERFDESDEFKDNIEQRKFSLHLHQDNRDNPVYPTKGNVIVFKMDAFGGWLGGNRSYSKYDLDYRQYISPLEKVTIAGRINAGLITAWTEAYDQYETVLFEKFYLGGSNTLRAWKPLQFMTYKSEGGVTLPLGMTAKVLSNLEIRFPLFWRLGGVLFYDGGYISDSIESVQWKDLQWNRGIGITIDLPIGPIRIDYAESEEDPTINQIHLGFLYSF; encoded by the coding sequence ATGCGAAAAATAATTTTATGCCTGGCGACAGCCGTCGCTACACTACCGCTGTCTGCTCAACAAGAGGAGATAGTATTAGTCAATACAGTAAATTTTATAGATAATAATTCATTCAATCAACGTGCATTAAGGGAGCAGATTGAGTTAAAACCATTGTCGGTTCTCAAATTTGCTCAAATTGAATTTGATCGAAGACTCCTCAAATTGGATGCAATCTCTATTAAAAATTTTTACAACTCAAACGGGTTTTTAGAAGCGACTGTAAAGGATTCTTTTTCTGTAAATGAGGATAAAGCAGATATATATTTTATAATCAATGAGGGTAATCGGTATTACCTGAATTCTGTAGAAATTATTGGACTTAAAACCTTAAAAGAAAAAAAGGTTATTTCATTATTGGGATTAAAGGAGGGTAGCCCTTATAACCCGGTGCAAATCAATACCAACCTTGCCATGGCCTATGAAGCCTTCCAGGAAGTGGGAAAGCTTTTTGCCCAAATAGATATTCAACAGGAAATAAAAGATTCAGTCAACCTTACAATCAAGATTAATGAAGGTGCAGATGTTTTTATTCATGAATCATGGGTTTCAGGGACAGAATTGATCGACTCCAGTTATGTCCGTCGGGAATTTGCTTTTAAAAAAGGTGATCTATTTCGAAAAAGCCTTATGGATAAAACAAAACGTACCCTCCTCCAGGCAGGATTCTTTTCTTCTGCTAGTCTTATTACACATCCTGTTATATCAGAGGTAGACAGCCTCATTAATATAGAAGTCCGCATGAAAGAATTTCAAAATCGGGGCGTTCAGGATATTGACTTCGGTTATGAGGATATCGAGTATGTCCCTGGGGTGAACTCAATGGTGGGTATGGGTGGGTCTGTACAGTGGTCAGATCGGATGATATTTGGTTCAAAAAATAGGTTTGATGCTCGTGGATCTGTTGTCATGCCAACTGAAGAAGGTTTTGTATATCCTCGCTTCAGTATTGATATTAAAATTTCAAACCAGCGTCCTTTCTCATTGAAATTGCCCACGCAAGTAAAAGTGTTCTATCAGCAGTTTAAAAATTTTGGTGATGAAGAAGGACCCTACGTGAGGCGGATTGGTTTACAGTATTCCAATATTTTTAGATGGAATCGTCAACGATCGTTTCTGGATGTTGGTATAAGATTAGAACGATTTGATGAATCGGATGAATTCAAGGATAACATTGAACAGCGAAAATTTAGTTTACATTTGCATCAGGATAATCGTGACAATCCTGTTTATCCTACAAAAGGAAATGTAATTGTATTTAAAATGGATGCTTTTGGAGGATGGCTTGGTGGCAATCGCTCTTATAGCAAGTACGATTTAGATTATAGGCAATATATATCTCCTTTGGAAAAGGTTACAATTGCCGGCCGAATAAATGCTGGTTTAATTACAGCTTGGACTGAAGCTTACGATCAATATGAAACAGTACTCTTTGAAAAATTTTATTTAGGAGGAAGCAACACCCTTCGAGCCTGGAAACCATTGCAATTCATGACATATAAATCGGAGGGAGGGGTCACTTTACCTCTTGGGATGACAGCCAAAGTTCTCTCCAATTTGGAAATAAGGTTTCCTCTCTTTTGGAGATTGGGAGGTGTGTTATTCTATGACGGTGGTTATATTTCTGATTCAATTGAATCTGTCCAATGGAAAGATCTTCAATGGAATAGGGGCATAGGAATTACCATTGATCTGCCTATTGGGCCAATTCGAATAGATTATGCCGAGAGTGAAGAGGATCCTACAATAAACCAAATTCATTTGGGATTTTTGTATTCCTTTTAA